A genome region from Anastrepha obliqua isolate idAnaObli1 chromosome 4, idAnaObli1_1.0, whole genome shotgun sequence includes the following:
- the LOC129245336 gene encoding NTF2-related export protein, which yields MDNELRSKVESCCRTAEDFTKLYYTSFDKRRHHMGRMYLDNGLLVWNGNGSSGKDNIQKYLIELPTSEHTITNLDAQPIIDDAVGGQLTYMIQAGGTVRYADEGVRPFQQTFIITAQEDKWKIASDCYRLQDGLARAEN from the exons atgGATAAC GAACTTCGTAGCAAAGTGGAGTCATGCTGCCGGACGGCTGAGGATTTCACAAAACTATACTACACATCCTTTGACAAGCGACGGCAT CATATGGGTCGCATGTATCTCGATAATGGTTTGCTGGTTTGGAATGGCAATGGCTCGAGCGGTAAAGataacatacaaaaatatctaATCGAACTACCTACATCAGAGCACACAATAACTAACTTGGATGCACAACCTATTATCGATGACGCTGTGGGCGGTCAGCTGACTTATATGATACAGGCCGGCGGTACTGTACGTTACGCCGATGAAGGTGTTAGACCTTTTCAGCAAACGTTCATCATTACCGCTCAGGAAGATAAGTGGAAAATAGCTAGTGATTGTTATCGACTACAAGATGGACTGGCACGTGCGGAAAATTAG
- the LOC129244371 gene encoding uncharacterized protein LOC129244371: protein MAMNSKRRSTSIIREKAFVEEFMRSVDLPDWYRGISSFQLQAANNLLNAIRDDLEQGTSHRVRDVLDTIGLRPAISKAKARFVMKLSRGNDLAFLWFLKDLYYTTEGPGYSLNEQLIFSCIAHLDLIFTIRGLNDILPPEQPPKNTIKPYRTKMHESAAKLKLLKHVNRRPKYKSGRRRISTVKILYHLPYLDNLRMPRPYGKSLTLQPPDHVLHLEFIDVYKDPNYVIPNESSRWFSNYNLNYARQTANSIINENLDTIFKEVIVKIPEKIFDAQIFNRLRLSKIPSMANIALIDEMERNLEHELRVIARDKCRKYFDVETPKKEKRILRLREQIERDVNMHLMEFKKLANKSRSQLLVSKENLHEYPMSDSLSCDTKSHLCSGQDNKYNREPHTRYSLNECGIARKRNNCNDKRKPLNAKSENIIRTPNRREASEMEIIGDCLTSNAFRKPSMEDISPTTQCRFCRCQKTCKSQGDLLCDSSYDYIKNYDYGHSKTTNDNGPFFNAPKKHRPFKFDYNKIFDLTLADEQARESVRRACVGAIKSEEMLGIINSESKENVDAAIKKYAFQTFKNKLKHFKENYGDAAEDLGKEEMNTKLKYYDPDDKELMHRMLQEALERLTKDSRYVLPTLPDAHKVPILRYWVYQRYGKVYTQHELALIFNKSAQLFRAINKMTMNQNLPAIKDLGRAIFIKYNCHDYLMRKSKHVRNLFYKSINNSIMEQSRRLYIAMSPYLCTGRSQSKTIFAYLPARPSDIQHIHLWNSRSPRRRMHSTYIMFSGIALMKPATNVEREKIARNKRIIEKFVKAADVPKWYRGLSPFQLDAASQLHNAIRDDSGQGTTHRVQSLLNRIGIRPTLPKTEIRFVMFLSGGNDLAFLWFINELYYNTESANYSVNEQLLLSSVAHLDFLFTLRGLDSILPPAQPTKAELRRIAIEKQKISKKRLQNQSSFSEDKTVNSMRVRYKLPYFEELVRPRLYEHQLTAFPSSYQTKNPHEDVLKDPNYVIPNESNRWFANYNLHTGVRTGVQILNDKMDQMFKENYPRQSELTRNVFNEHIYKRIRMTEVLSHDYRDDEMQKNICQHHKNLAEMEKNFEHELRVRAREKCLKYFDIETPKREERIARIRKQIEKDVNLHMVQFKKLADRTRSHLELWSQDEIRECVRKSEACLCGGEDPIKTINGSEEYVGACLKKCSGEACVCKLNAAMRKRQHSSTNTSKIGRVRDILHRTSCDCGYSYVRNYDYGHPEQSQDETNAYFKGPGKHQPYKFNYSKVFEFEKQDTRLNVQKEFLKIINSDLNLNKNDLEAPKNLDEAIKQYVKKTFKEGVAAKNEELAKQDTVQLRRYPFLNVELDYYDPDDEKLMQSMLKNALDYLANDPKYVLASMPDAHKLRSLISWVQTRYGKVYTREQLRKEHFDSLATINALEQMTVDVMVPTKKPLGGATFVSYNCRDYLWKKTKMLRKKYYDRLNASIMDQSRTFYMAIKPNICRNPRDTFFAYMPSREADIQQFRIWRPHEYMPAKEEFVKRKCRALKLATNI, encoded by the exons ATGGCAATGAATTCAAAACGTAGATCCACCTCTATCATTAGAGAAAAGGCATTCGTTGAAGAATTCATGCGCTCCGTGGACCTACCCGATTGGTATCGTGGCATTTCGTCGTTTCAGCTGCAAGCTGCCAACAATTTGTTGAATGCAATACGTGATGATCTCGAACAAGGCACCTCCCATCGTGTGCGTGACGTTTTGGATACGATTGGACTGCGCCCAGCCATATCCAAGGCGAAAGCACGATTTGTAATGAAACTCAGTCGTGGAAATGATTTGGCATTTTTGTGGTTCTTGAAAGACCTGTACTACACAACGGAAGGGCCCGGTTACAGTTTAAACGAGCAActgattttttcatgcattgctcatttagatttgatttttaCTATACGCGGCCTGAATGATATATTGCCACCAGAACAGCCACCGAAAAATACAATAAAGCCATACCGCACAAAAATGCATGAGAGCGCAGCCAAACTTAAGTTACTAAAACATGTGAATCGTAGACCCAAGTACAAATCAGGTCGAAGAAGGATTAGCACAGTGAAAATATTATACCATTTGCCATATCTTGACAATCTGCGAATGCCACGCCCTTATGGAAAATCGCTTACGTTGCAACCACCTGATCATGTATTGCATTTGGAATTCATTGATGTCTACAAAGATCCCAATTACGTAATACCGAATGAATCCAGTCGTTGGTTTTCCAATTACAACCTTAACTATGCGCGTCAAACAGCGAATAGTATCATCAACGAAAATTTGgatacgatttttaaagaagttATAGTTAAAATAcctgaaaaaattttcgatgcgCAAATATTCAACCGTTTAAGATTGTCGAAAATACCTTCAATGGCGAACATTGCACTTATTGATGAGATGGAGAGGAATTTGGAGCATGAACTGCGTGTGATAGCACGTGATAAATGTCGAAAATACTTTGATGTGGAAACGCCCAAGAAAGAG AAACGCATCTTACGCCTTCGCGAACAGATCGAGAGAGACGTCAATATGCATTTGATGGAATTTAAGAAATTGGCAAATAAATCTCGGAGCCAACTGCTCGTATCCAAGGAGAACTTACATGAGTATCCTATGTCAGATAGTTTAAGTTGTGACACAAAAAGTCACCTTTGTAGCGGTCAAGATAACAAATATAATAGAGAGCCACACACTCGTTATTCGCTAAACGAGTGTGGGATTGCGCGCAAACGAAATAATTGTAACGATAAACGGAAACCGTTAAATGCGAAGAGTGAGAATATTATTCGTACACCAAATCGGAGAGAAGCAAgtgaaatggaaattattgGCGATTGCCTAACCAGCAACGCCTTTAGAAAACCTTCAATGGAGGATATATCACCGACGACCCAATGCAGATTTTGTCGTTGTCAAAAGACTTGTAAATCGCAAGGTGATTTACTGTGTGACAGTTCTTATGACTACATAAAAAACTACGACTATGGGCACTCAAAAACGACCAATGATAATGGGCCATTTTTTAACGCACCCAAGAAGCATCGTCcttttaaatttgattataataaaattttcgatcTAACACTAGCTGATGAGCAAGCGCGCGAAAGCGTGAGGAGAGCATGCGTGGGCGCTATTAAAAGCGAAGAGATGTTGGGTATTATAAACTCGGAGTCCAAAGAAAATGTAGATGCAGCAATTAAAAAGTATGCctttcaaacatttaaaaataaattaaaacacttTAAAGAAAACTATGGTGATGCAGCAGAGGATCTAGGGAAAGAGGAGATGAatacaaaattgaaatattatgATCCAGATGATAAGGAATTGATGCATCGAATGTTACAGGAAGCCCTTGAGCGACTGACCAAAGATTCTAGATATGTCTTACCCACATTACCCGATGCACATAAAGTGCCAATTTTACGCTATTGGGTATACCAACGCTATGGCAAAGTCTACACCCAGCATGAATTGGCGCTCATATTCAACAAATCGGCACAACTCTTCCGAGCAATTAATAAGATGACTATGAATCAAAATCTACCAGCAATTAAAGATCTGGGACGTGCGATATTTATAAAGTATAACTGTCATGATTATCTTATGAGAAAG TCCAAACACGTACGCAATCTCTTTTATAAAAGcatcaataattcaattatGGAGCAATCACGTCGGCTTTATATTGCCATGAGTCCGTACCTTTGCACTGGCCGATCACAAAGCAAAACCATATTCGCTTATTTACCGGCTCGTCCCAGTGACATACAACATATTCACTTGTGGAATTCTCGCAGTCCAAGAAGAAGAATGCATTCTACATA CATCATGTTTTCCGGCATTGCGCTTATGAAACCCGCAACCAATGTGGAAAGGGAGAAGATAGCACGCAATAAGCGAATCATCGAGAAATTCGTAAAGGCTGCAGATGTACCGAAGTGGTATCGTGGCTTGTCTCCGTTTCAGCTTGACGCGGCTTCCCAGCTACATAATGCAATACGTGATGATTCTGGACAGGGTACAACACATCGTGTGCAATCTTTATTAAACCGTATTGGTATACGGCCAACCTTACCTAAAACTGAAATCCGTTTTGTAATGTTTCTTAGTGGCGGTAATGATTTGGCGTTTTTGTGGTTCATAAATGAATTATATTACAACACTGAGAGTGCAAATTACAGTGTAAACGAACAATTACTCTTATCGAGTGTTGcacatttggattttttgtttaCCCTTCGTGGCTTAGATAGTATTTTGCCGCCAGCGCAACCAACAAAGGCAGAACTTCGTCGCATTGCGATTGAAAAgcaaaagatatccaaaaagaGATTACAAAATCAGAGTTCTTTTAGTGAAGATAAGACGGTTAATAGCATGCGTGTCAGATACAAACTACCCTACTTCGAAGAATTGGTACGCCCTCGACTGTATGAACACCAGTTGACCGCGTTTCCATCTTCGTATCAGACCAAAAATCCACATGAAGATGTGCTTAAAGATCCGAATTATGTGATACCGAATGAAAGCAACCGTTGGTTCGCCAATTATAATCTTCACACCGGAGTGCGAACAGGAGTACAAATATTGAATGATAAAATGGAtcaaatgtttaaagaaaattatccaAGACAATCCGAACTGACgagaaatgtttttaatgaGCATATTTATAAACGAATTAGAATGACCGAAGTATTAAGTCACGATTATAGAGatgatgaaatgcaaaaaaatatatgccagcATCATAAAAATCTAGCTGAAATGGAGAAAAACTTCGAACACGAATTGAGAGTTAGAGCAcgtgaaaaatgtttaaaatatttcgatATTGAGACACCTAAAAGGGAG GAGCGTATTGCACGAATCCGCAAACAGATTGAAAAGGACGTCAATCTGCACATGGTGCAATTCAAGAAACTAGCCGATCGGACTCGCAGCCACTTAGAACTTTGGTCTCAAGATGAAATTCGTGAGTGTGTTAGGAAATCAGAGGCTTGCTTGTGCGGTGGTGAAGacccaataaaaacaataaatggtTCTGAAGAATATGTTGGTGCTTGTTTGAAGAAGTGTTCCGGTGAAGCTTGTGTGTGCAAATTAAATGCTGCCATGCGTAAACGCCAGCATTCGAGTACCAATACGTCAAAAATCGGACGGGTACGCGATATACTACATCGCACATCCTGTGACTGCGGTTATAGCTATGTGAGGAACTATGATTATGGACATCCGGAGCAGTCACAAGACGAAACCAATGCATACTTTAAGGGACCGGGGAAGCATCAGCCTTATAAGTTCAACTATTcgaaagtatttgaatttgaaaagcaGGATACCCGACTAAATGTGCAGAaagaattcttaaaaattataaatagtgatttaaatttgaataaaaacgaTCTGGAAGCACCAAAAAATTTGGACGAAGCTATAAAACAGTATGTGAAAAAAACGTTCAAGGAAGGTGTGGCGGCTAAAAATGAAGAACTGGCGAAGCAGGATACAGTTCAGTTACGGCGATATCCGTTCTTAAACGTTGAATTAGATTACTACGATCCAGACGacgaaaaattaatgcaaagtATGTTAAAAAATGCTCTAGACTACCTGGCTAACGACCCCAAGTATGTGTTAGCCTCTATGCCGGATGCGCACAAATTGCGCTCACTGATTTCTTGGGTACAGACGCGTTACGGTAAAGTATACACCCGTGAGCAGTTGCGTAAGGAGCATTTCGATTCTTTGGCAACAATTAATGCGCTGGAGCAGATGACCGTAGACGTTATGGTGCCTACCAAAAAACCTCTTGGTGGGGCTACATTTGTCAGTTACAATTGTCGCGATTACCTTTGGAAGAAG acTAAAATGCTGcgtaaaaaatattacgataGACTGAACGCTTCCATTATGGATCAATCGCGCACTTTCTACATGGCAATCAAGCCGAATATTTGCAGAAATCCAAGGGACACCTTCTTCGCTTATATGCCTTCGCGCGAAGCAGATATACAACAATTCCGTATTTGGCGCCCACACGAATACATGCCCGCCAAGGAGGAGTTCGTTAAGCGAAAGTGCCGTGCCCTGAAATTAGCCACTAACATTTAG
- the LOC129243505 gene encoding uncharacterized protein LOC129243505, whose amino-acid sequence MLNAEKEKEFLTQFMSNKDVPSWYCGTSLFQIEAADELSNSIRDDVEQETCHRVRHCLNRLGLSPSVANKDLKVLMKLSGGNDLAFLWFLMELYYKTPGGQYDSINEQIILTSISHLDMITTLRELDRILPPGNASKRQLEQRQKRQLNNRTWKTPPRRKVKKHSSPYFNRLERPIQFGESLALERPDFKVRFLFYDIYKDPNYVPPNEVNRWYAKHFMQTPKGITARTLSEYLKELIAAMNFFPTNNKDVVSIIDLALEQMTRAKKRTVVCKKHQLEEEERKFRLQIKEVEHRQKCLKSLELFPKKQQARLEKIQKMLEKEVEMRRLQYQRKLRAHIGGHSYIRVLGQDGYCEHLIEDDQGEECGDKQQCAKTASAASLSIRLNNSLQTVVHTNDFKTSTNADKLIAKNHRLSFGREEDEKDDDLNNVYCGNLATPQSSERFFIGPNKNKPYKFDYPKIFHYEEKKNERIFIKKKCVQALDEEGKVVVKKMVDQTPDLADLSKRQADEIWKEEQQAWNAAHEERTPSEVSDPYPKDMPRLPFYDCEDKKLMSEMLKIALLEMSKYPKFVLASLPNAYKLPMLREWIYQRYGKRYTQRQRLSEISNSLKIMSTLQKLKLQTKIPRPSAIGAITEQNYGCHKYIMRKVHIARQAYYNHLNTELLRRARYFWFAMRNFLCALPLNATFFAYLPSRKADNYLFKPWKLHEYMNAKAEWDLRRSQKKKEM is encoded by the exons ATGTTGAATGCGGAGAAGGAAAAAGAATTCTTAACACAATTTATGAGTAATAAAGATGTCCCGTCTTGGTACTGCGGCACATCGCtatttcaaattgaagctgcCGATGAGCTGTCTAACTCGATACGTGATGACGTCGAACAAGAAACATGTCACCGGGTGCGTCACTGCCTAAACCGACTAGGTTTATCGCCATCGGTGGCCAATAAGGATTTAAAAGTGCTTATGAAATTGAGTGGCGGCAATGATTTGGCATTTTTATGGTTTCTCATGGAGTTGTACTATAAGACCCCAGGTGGTCAATATGACAGTATCAATGAGCAAATAATACTAACGTCCATATCACATCTTGATATGATTACAACATTGCGTGAATTGGATCGTATTTTACCGCCCGGTAATGCATCGAAACGGCAATTGGAACAGCGACAGAAGCGGCAACTGAACAATAGAACTTGGAAAACGCCACCTCGTAGAAAAGTCAAGAAACATTCATCGCCCTACTTTAACCGGTTAGAACGACCAATACAATTTGGCGAGTCACTGGCTCTCGAACGTCCTGATTTTAAGGTACGTTTCTTATTTTATGACATCTATAAGGATCCAAATTATGTGCCTCCAAACGAAGTGAATCGTTGGTATGCTAAACACTTCATGCAAACACCAAAAGGTATTACGGCTAGAACATTGAGTGAATACCTCAAAGAACTTATTGCAGCTATGAACTTTTTTCCAACGAATAACAAGGATGTCGTTAGCATAATTGATTTGGCATTGGAACAAATGACGAGGGCGAAAAAGCGTACAGTTGTGTGCAAGAAACATCAATTAGAAGAGGAGGAGCGCAAGTTTCGGCTTCAAATAAAGGAAGTGGAGCATAggcaaaaatgtttgaaaagtcTTGAGCTTTTTCCTAAAAAACAGCAG GCACGTCTTGAAAAGATacaaaaaatgttggaaaaggAGGTCGAAATGCGTCGTCTTCAATATCAGCGAAAACTACGCGCTCACATAGGCGGCCACAGTTACATACGGGTTCTTGGCCAAGATGGTTATTGCGAGCACTTAATTGAAGATGATCAAGGAGAAGAATGTGGCGATAAACAGCAATGTGCAAAAACGGCTTCTGCCGCATCGCTGTCAATTCGTCTCAATAATAGTTTACAAACTGTCGTGCatacaaatgattttaaaaCGAGCACCAACGCTGATAAGTTGATCGCCAAAAATCATCGTTTGTCATTTGGACGAGAGGAAGATGAAAAAGATGACGATTTAAATAACGTCTATTGCGGAAACTTGGCTACGCCACAATCATCGGAGCGTTTCTTTATAGgcccaaacaaaaacaaaccataCAAATTTGATTACCCGAAAATTTTCCATTACGAGGAAAAGAAGAATGAgcgaattttcattaaaaagaaaTGCGTTCAGGCACTGGATGAAGAAGGCAAAGTAGTAGTTAAGAAGATGGTAGATCAAACACCGGATTTGGCTGATTTATCAAAGAGACAAGCCGATGAAATATGGAAGGAAGAACAGCAAGCATGGAATGCAGCGCATGAAGAGCGAACGCCAAGCGAAGTATCTGATCCTTATCCAAAGGATATGCCTCGCTTGCCATTCTACGATTGTGAAGATAAGAAACTAATGAgcgaaatgttgaaaattgCTTTACTGGAGATGAGCAAATatccaaaattcgtattagCTTCGCTTCCAAATGCTTACAAACTACCCATGCTTCGCGAATGGATCTATCAACGCTACGGCAAGCGCTATACCCAAAGACAGCGTCTAAGCGAAATAAGTAATTCACTCAAAATAATGAGTACGttgcaaaaattgaaattgcaaacaaaaattccGAGACCGTCTGCAATTGGCGCAATTACGGAACAAAACTATGGATGTCACAAATATATTATGAGAAAA GTCCACATAGCTAGACAAGCTTATTATAATCACCTAAATACGGAACTCTTGAGACGCGCACGTTACTTTTGGTTTGCGATGCGTAATTTTCTCTGTGCACTACCGCttaatgcaacattttttgcttatttgccATCAAGAAAAGCTGATAATTATCTCTTCAAGCCGTGGAAATTGCACGAGTATATGAACGCTAAAGCGGAATGGGACTTAAGgcgttcacaaaaaaaaaaggaaatgtaa
- the LOC129245335 gene encoding gastrulation defective protein 1 homolog, with the protein MNRSKISFGKINLNPNKPAAAVEKPAEIEDEATTSVNTGGGFKKMGKEQLIRQVEEVTDDMESQHLKEVMGISGFGRKTAKVFDINEQIAKAREVAPPKPRTDTDQGKAGEDDDSDDEPAFGPLPTDAVGAAADTNKQSVTKLKKTNPDSDDDEDDDDDENSDDEGHLERKIPNTHEVQMQHGSRAVLALAGDPAGARLVSGSIDYDMCFWDFAGMDAAMRSFRTIQPCENYPIRALHYSVTGDMILVVSGNSQAKILDRDGFEKMECVKGDQYISDMSRTKGHTAQLTSGCWHPYTREEFLTAALDGTLRIWHGLKSKEQKTVIKTRAQGGLRTNASACIFNRDATLIAAGCADGSIQMWDTRKMFVNTTHCLRGAHQKGSEISSIQFSYLGTHLATRSNDETMKLWDLRKFKDPLHSWTDLFSRYDTTDCCFSPDDKMLLTGESLPKGAKEAQLHFYSTQTFEEVKRIGVTDSHVIKALWHPKLNQIFVGCGNGVIKCYYDELLSSRGAKLCVVKTHRKKKHTEMIGVSQIITPHALPMFRQEKSRSSRKKMEKERLDPVKSRRPDLPITSGQGGRVASSGGTLSSYVIRNLGLSKRVDDDQDPREAILKYAKEAEENPYWIAPAYKKTQPKPIFTESSGEPDAKKAKEE; encoded by the exons atgaatcgcaGTAAAATTTCCTTCGGGAAAATAAATCTTAATCCCAATAAGCCTGCCGCAGCAGTAGAAAAACCAGCAGAAATAGAGGATGAAGCCACGACTTCGGTGAACACCGGCGGTGGTTTCAAGAAAATGGGAAAAGAGCAGTTGATACGTCAAGTAGAAGAGGTGACAGACGACATGGAAAGTCAGCACCTTAAAGAAGTGATGGGAATAAGCGGGTTTGGAAGGAAAACCGCGAAAGTTTTCGATATAAAT GAACAAATAGCCAAAGCACGTGAAGTCGCGCCGCCAAAGCCACGTACAGATACCGACCAAGGTAAGGCTGGTGAGGATGATGATTCGGATGATGAACCTGCATTTGGCCCCTTACCTACTGACGCTGTAGGTGCTGCAGCAGACACTAATAAACAATCAGTGACCAAGTTGAAAAAAACGAATCCAGACAGTGATGATGATGAGGATGACGACGACGACGAGAATAGTGACGATGAGGGGCATCTGGAGCGCAAGATACCGAATACGCATGAAGTGCAAATGCAACATGGTTCACGTGCTGTGCTCGCACTTGCCGGCGATCCCGCAGGAGCACGTCTCGTTTCCGGCTCAATCGATTATGATATGTGCTTTTGGGATTTCGCCGGCATGGATGCGGCAATGCGCAGCTTTCGTACCATACAACCTTGTGAGAACTACCCCATACGCGCTCTACATTACTCCGTTACAGGCGACATGATTCTGGTGGTGTCAGGTAATTCACAGGCAAAAATTCTTGATCGTGACGGATTTGAGAAAATGGAATGTGTAAAGGGCGATCAATATATTAGCGACATGTCGCGTACAAAGGGCCACACCGCTCAGCTTACCTCTGGCTGTTGGCACCCTTATACACGTGAAGAGTTCCTTACAGCGGCACTCGATGGCACGCTTCGAATTTGGCATGGCCTTAAGTCGAAGGAACAAAAGACAGTAATTAAAACACGAGCGCAGGGCGGTTTGCGTACCAACGCTTCCGCGTGCATCTTTAATCGCGATGCAACGCTAATTGCCGCCGGTTGTGCTGATGGTTCGATACAGATGTGGGACACGCGCAAAATGTTCGTCAACACGACACACTGTTTGCGTGGTGCGCATCAAAAGGGTTCCGAAATTagttcaattcaattttcataCTTGGGAACGCATTTGGCAACACGTTCCAATGATGAGACAATGAAGTTGTGGGATTTACGAAAGTTCAAAGATCCACTGCATTCGTGGACTGATCTATTTTCACGTTACGACACTACGGATTGTTGCTTCAGTCCGGATGATAAAATGTTGTTGACTGGCGAATCATTACCAAAAGGTGCCAAGGAAGCGCAACTGCATTTCTATAGCACACAAACCTTTGAAGAGGTGAAACGTATTGGTGTTACAGACTCACATGTCATAAAAGCACTATGGCATCCGAAGCTGAATCAGATATTCGTCGGTTGCGGCAATGGTGTCATCAAGTGCTACTACGACGAACTACTCAGTTCGCGCGGTGCCAAATTGTGCGTGGTCAAGACACATCGCAAGAAAAAACACACAGAAATGATTGGTGTATCGCAAATTATTACACCGCATGCCTTGCCAATGTTTAGGCAAGAAAAATCGAGGTCATCACGTAAGAAAATGGAAAAGGAACGTTTGGATCCAGTCAAATCGCGGCGACCAGATTTGCCAATAACCAGCGGCCAAGGTGGACGTGTTGCGAGCTCAGGTGGCACACTCTCCTCATATGTCATAAGAAATTTGGGCTTGAGCAAGCGTGTCGATGACGACCAAGATCCACGTGAGGCGATTTTGAAATATGCTAAGGAAGCGGAGGAGAATCCTTATTGGATAGCGCCGGCATACAAAAAGACTCAACCAAAACCGATATTCACGGAGAGTTCAGGCGAGCCCGATGCAAAGAAAGCCAAGGAGGAGTAA